A window of the Miscanthus floridulus cultivar M001 chromosome 14, ASM1932011v1, whole genome shotgun sequence genome harbors these coding sequences:
- the LOC136505442 gene encoding uncharacterized protein — protein sequence MVIIPTGEDAQKNVDVAMIFLGSKHSSDISKDTQVDPALADTLKVSFKSSEFSIAYPYVSTSDNEKLKNSLLFSFAENCNNGFERNRISYTDTYTVTGQDLNKHHGMDSIHDSRT from the exons ATGGTAATTATCCCCACAG gggaggatgctcagaagaatGTTGATGTTGCAATGATTTTTCTTGGCTCAAAG CATTCGTCAGACATATCTAAAGATACACAAGTTGATCCAGCTTTAGCAGACACACTGAAA GTCTCCTTCAAAAGCTCAGAGTTTTCCATCGCATACCCCTATGTTTCCACATCAGATAATGAGAAATTGAAAAATTCATTGCTGTTCAGCTTTGCTGAGAATTGTAACAATGGCTTTGAAAGAAATCGTATCTCCTACACAGACACGTACACTGTAACTGGTCAAGATCTGAATAAACATCATGGCATGGATTCTATCCAT GATTCAAGGACTTAG